Proteins encoded by one window of Planctomycetota bacterium:
- the ubiE gene encoding bifunctional demethylmenaquinone methyltransferase/2-methoxy-6-polyprenyl-1,4-benzoquinol methylase UbiE: MQKVDGEIWDRERLRDPHKEADKQRRVRDMFAAIAPSYDLNNRLWSLGIDQSWRRKAVKLSQLKGDDRVVDVACGTGDLTILYADAVARLGKPAPVIGVDYTHEMLPPAVKKTASGAVYASGDAQRLPMSDASADVVSIAFGIRNVGDSRTAYDEFFRVLRPGGRVVVLEFSKPTNRLIRTGYDFYFNHVLTRLASLVARDKTGAYRYLASSVETFKPRHVMQQELEDAGFVDVKQTPVTFGVAVIYVGTKPA, from the coding sequence GTGCAGAAGGTTGACGGCGAGATCTGGGATCGCGAGCGGCTACGCGATCCGCACAAGGAAGCCGACAAGCAGAGGCGCGTCCGCGACATGTTTGCAGCGATCGCGCCCAGCTACGACCTCAACAACCGACTCTGGTCGCTCGGCATCGACCAGTCGTGGCGACGCAAAGCGGTGAAGCTGTCGCAGCTCAAGGGAGACGATCGCGTCGTGGATGTCGCCTGTGGGACCGGCGATCTGACGATCCTCTATGCCGACGCGGTCGCTCGCCTTGGGAAGCCGGCACCAGTCATCGGCGTGGACTACACACACGAGATGCTGCCGCCGGCCGTGAAGAAGACCGCCAGCGGAGCGGTCTATGCGAGTGGCGACGCGCAACGGCTTCCCATGTCGGACGCCTCAGCCGACGTCGTCTCGATTGCCTTCGGCATCCGCAACGTCGGTGACTCGCGCACGGCCTACGACGAGTTCTTCCGCGTGCTTCGGCCTGGCGGACGGGTCGTCGTGTTGGAGTTCAGCAAGCCGACCAACCGGCTCATCCGCACCGGCTACGACTTCTACTTCAACCACGTCCTCACACGCCTCGCCAGCCTCGTCGCTCGCGACAAGACCGGGGCGTACCGCTATCTCGCCAGCAGCGTCGAGACGTTCAAGCCGCGGCATGTCATGCAGCAGGAGCTGGAAGATGCTGGCTTCGTCGACGTCAAACAGACGCCCGTGACCTTCGGTGTCGCGGTGATCTATGTGGGGACGAAGCCGGCCTAG
- a CDS encoding UbiA-like polyprenyltransferase: MTTAQPLRGVDALGAFAADIKLSHSIFAMPFALLAATLAAKEAQFGETWGVGTFVLVVVCMIAARTVAMGANRLLDAEIDAKNPRTSRRSIPAGRLTKRYVATTVVGWAIAFEVACVGFGLIYGNWLPAMLGPVVLAVLAAYPLLKRFTSLCHYYLGLCLALAPPCAWIAVAGTIAIEPVLMGLAVLCWTAGFDVIYATADVETDVRDGVHSVPSKLGIAKALWVSRATHVVAMAFLVALGVASPLLGVVWYAAVAIVGGLFVVEHRLVRADDLSKVGLAFFTVNGVIAVLLGSAGIIDAVLA, encoded by the coding sequence GTGACGACCGCTCAGCCGCTGCGTGGTGTTGATGCGCTGGGGGCGTTCGCGGCCGACATCAAGCTGTCGCACAGCATCTTCGCGATGCCCTTCGCCCTCCTTGCGGCAACTTTGGCGGCGAAAGAGGCGCAGTTCGGTGAGACCTGGGGCGTTGGCACGTTCGTTCTTGTGGTCGTCTGCATGATTGCCGCTCGGACCGTCGCGATGGGCGCCAACCGCCTGCTCGACGCGGAGATTGACGCGAAAAACCCCCGGACCAGCAGACGTTCGATCCCGGCCGGGCGACTGACCAAGCGGTATGTCGCGACGACCGTTGTGGGTTGGGCGATCGCATTCGAGGTCGCCTGCGTCGGGTTCGGCCTGATCTACGGCAACTGGCTTCCGGCGATGCTCGGGCCGGTGGTGCTGGCGGTGCTGGCGGCTTATCCGTTGCTCAAGCGGTTCACGAGTCTGTGCCACTACTACCTCGGCCTGTGCCTCGCGCTGGCTCCGCCGTGTGCGTGGATTGCGGTGGCCGGCACGATCGCGATCGAGCCTGTCCTGATGGGCCTGGCCGTGCTCTGCTGGACGGCCGGCTTCGACGTCATCTACGCGACGGCTGACGTGGAGACGGACGTGCGTGACGGCGTTCACTCCGTGCCGTCGAAGCTCGGCATCGCCAAGGCGCTGTGGGTCAGTCGCGCAACGCACGTCGTGGCGATGGCGTTCCTCGTTGCGCTGGGCGTCGCGTCGCCATTGCTGGGCGTGGTCTGGTACGCGGCTGTGGCGATTGTGGGCGGGTTGTTCGTTGTCGAACACCGGCTGGTCCGGGCGGATGACCTGTCGAAGGTCGGGCTGGCGTTCTTCACGGTCAACGGCGTGATCGCGGTGCTGCTCGGATCTGCGGGCATCATCGACGCGGTCCTGGCGTAA
- a CDS encoding CerR family C-terminal domain-containing protein, whose translation MARGTASHTDGDVRQRLLEAAGEEFARHGFENASVRAMCDRAEANVSAVKYHFGSKEELYSSVWRAAVERTTNYRSIPTYDPQTQTPEEALGEFIAWFVDLMLYRDVRFTPSLGHLLSHEMISPTPGGIDLFMEKCAGPMHGSLRQMVRAMIGQEVPEATMRRLCNHVVALCVHPHQSREIQNRVGVPVPKSKPALKKLADDITTFATAGIKAFAAP comes from the coding sequence ATGGCGCGCGGCACTGCTTCCCACACCGACGGCGACGTCCGGCAACGCCTGCTCGAGGCGGCCGGGGAGGAGTTTGCGCGTCACGGCTTCGAGAATGCCAGCGTCCGAGCGATGTGCGACCGCGCCGAGGCGAACGTGTCGGCGGTCAAGTATCACTTCGGCTCGAAGGAAGAGCTCTACTCCTCCGTCTGGCGTGCGGCCGTGGAGCGGACGACGAACTACCGCAGCATTCCGACCTACGACCCGCAGACGCAAACGCCCGAGGAGGCGCTTGGCGAGTTCATCGCGTGGTTCGTCGATTTGATGCTCTATCGCGACGTGCGCTTCACGCCGTCACTCGGCCACCTGCTGAGTCACGAGATGATCAGTCCGACGCCGGGCGGAATCGACCTGTTCATGGAAAAGTGTGCCGGCCCGATGCACGGCAGCCTTCGCCAGATGGTCCGGGCGATGATTGGACAAGAGGTGCCCGAGGCGACGATGCGACGACTCTGCAATCACGTCGTGGCTCTGTGCGTGCATCCTCACCAAAGCCGCGAGATTCAGAATCGCGTCGGCGTTCCCGTACCCAAGAGCAAGCCCGCACTCAAGAAGCTCGCCGACGACATAACAACATTTGCCACGGCGGGAATCAAAGCGTTTGCCGCGCCGTAG
- a CDS encoding efflux RND transporter periplasmic adaptor subunit yields the protein MTTKDTTNKAPSSAKRWLGRVAVVIVCAAILSGAVVLRASTIDGQENAVGARAAPPLLVTVMTAERSDGYDETRRFVGLVEARRTTMASFERQGMVIEAAPDAGEVVTQGQLLARLDTARLDATKVEAEARLRQAKADVRLAEETFRRTTEARELDAVAEQALDDARRQLDSANAAVEVAEAALAGIDVDLAKSKLLAPFDAIVVDRTVDEGAVVSPGQVAFELVDRESPEARIGLAGPAVTSVEAGQRTEVVIRGQRVPATVRAVLPTVGDRARTVEAILVLDRPLDGIRVGDRATLEVTDFIEASGFSLPLGALTEGTRGLWACYVAVPTDGLKDGATHQLERRELQLLRTSGDRVFVRGTLGAGELVATEGIHKLTPGLPVRVAEAQP from the coding sequence ATGACAACCAAAGACACGACCAACAAAGCACCTTCATCTGCAAAGCGGTGGCTTGGCCGTGTCGCGGTGGTGATCGTGTGTGCTGCGATTCTGTCCGGAGCCGTCGTCTTGCGAGCGTCGACGATTGACGGGCAAGAGAACGCCGTCGGCGCGCGTGCTGCACCGCCTCTGTTAGTGACGGTCATGACGGCCGAGCGGTCTGACGGTTACGACGAGACGCGACGCTTCGTCGGGCTCGTCGAGGCACGTCGCACGACGATGGCGTCGTTCGAGCGGCAGGGCATGGTCATCGAAGCCGCGCCCGACGCGGGCGAGGTCGTCACGCAGGGCCAGCTGCTCGCACGGCTCGACACGGCCCGCCTCGACGCGACCAAGGTCGAGGCCGAAGCACGGCTGCGGCAGGCCAAGGCGGACGTGCGACTGGCGGAGGAGACGTTCCGCCGCACGACCGAGGCTCGCGAGCTCGACGCCGTCGCCGAACAGGCGCTTGACGACGCACGCCGTCAGCTCGACTCCGCCAACGCAGCCGTCGAGGTCGCCGAGGCGGCGCTCGCGGGCATCGACGTCGACCTTGCCAAGTCGAAGCTTTTGGCACCATTTGACGCAATCGTGGTCGACCGCACGGTGGACGAAGGGGCCGTCGTCTCGCCCGGGCAGGTTGCGTTCGAGTTGGTGGATCGCGAGTCGCCCGAAGCTCGCATCGGTCTGGCCGGTCCCGCTGTCACCTCGGTTGAGGCTGGGCAACGCACCGAAGTCGTCATCCGCGGACAGCGCGTTCCCGCGACGGTCCGAGCGGTGCTCCCGACCGTCGGCGACCGTGCTCGAACGGTCGAGGCGATCCTCGTTCTCGATCGGCCGCTCGACGGCATTCGCGTCGGGGACCGGGCGACGTTGGAAGTGACCGACTTCATCGAAGCCAGCGGGTTCTCGCTGCCGCTGGGCGCGTTGACCGAAGGCACGCGCGGCCTGTGGGCGTGCTACGTCGCCGTCCCAACCGACGGCCTCAAAGACGGAGCGACGCATCAGCTCGAACGCCGCGAACTGCAGCTCCTCCGCACCAGCGGCGATCGAGTCTTCGTCCGCGGCACGCTCGGTGCCGGTGAGCTCGTTGCGACCGAGGGCATCCACAAGCTGACGCCCGGCCTGCCGGTCCGAGTCGCGGAGGCTCAGCCATGA
- a CDS encoding efflux RND transporter permease subunit translates to MSGPTASETGGFATLFFRNKYLLWLTISVLLVTGLLATLSLPVMEDPIIVRRNPLVVTAVPGSSAERVESLVTEKIEEELREIPEIKTVTSTSRTGVSIVGIELEDAVVAGENERLFSRIRDQLESARRDFPPEAGPPVLEDQRGATAYTMIVSLTWQAESEPDRGILTRHAEALSDRLRNVGGTSVVDVFGAVEEEIVVEVDEDELAMLGLDTRAVARATAQADAKVAAGVFRDADDALPIEVTGALDSRQRVADVPLVENGDGNVLRVGDVAIVSKGTRDPPEQIAMTDGERAVLVAARMGRGSRVTAWTEQARQVVDAYGQTLGGGVGLDVSFDQSTYTETRLLELVGNLLLGCGVVVMVIFMFMGWRSAIIVGATLPLVSGSVLFSLLVIGGELHQMSVFGMIIALGLLIDNAIVVTDEVNQHLAAGETRIDAVRRVVRTYFGPLAASTLTTVLAFAPIALLPGSGGDFVGGIAISVILAIIGSFFVAMTVIVSLAGLYAAGPLDHRPSLVRRWLRNGLQSDAVTRQYRRLLGLVVAFPLMAILFTLTLPAAGMVVGSSLSRSFFPPTSRDMFDLKLWLPESASIEETQRVAELVEDAARDIDGIERLDWLVGASYPSVYYNLIMNQDNSANYAQAVVHTTDSRTTDRVVRPLQDKLDAEFPGARIVVKKFGQGPPVAADIEYRIFGDDLDTLQDLGEQLRLRLQRHPDVVHASMSVARGTPKLWIEADEDEARLAGLDTTDVARQLAANLIGVTGGSVLEGTEELPVRVRHAGDGRTSAEAVASTQLATPGGGYVPLSAIGELTLRPTEAGISRYDGLRINTIEAFTREGSPAQELQKSILEEAENSGFVLPPGYTIGFGGEAEQSGDSQGNLASFAPAIVLILVATLILTFRSLRMAGMLFVIAGSCVGFALLSTWSISLPIGFNMILGTLGLIGVALNDSIVVISSIRNNPDARAGDREALIKEVIGCTRHVLSTTFTTLGGFAPLLLLAEGDFWPSLAIVLFGGILGAMLLALFFIPAAYVVFHPRKFGLIGTGPSESDDVPAVPAPAFTPAPA, encoded by the coding sequence ATGAGTGGTCCGACAGCTTCGGAGACGGGCGGCTTCGCGACGCTGTTTTTCCGGAACAAATACCTGCTGTGGCTGACCATCTCGGTGCTGCTCGTCACGGGTCTGCTGGCGACGTTGTCGCTGCCCGTGATGGAGGACCCGATCATCGTCCGCCGCAATCCGCTGGTGGTCACGGCCGTGCCGGGTTCGAGCGCGGAGCGTGTCGAGTCGCTCGTGACCGAAAAGATCGAGGAGGAACTCCGCGAAATCCCGGAGATCAAGACGGTCACGTCGACCAGCCGGACCGGAGTGAGCATCGTGGGCATCGAACTCGAAGACGCCGTCGTCGCGGGAGAGAACGAGCGGCTGTTCAGTCGCATTCGCGATCAGCTCGAATCCGCACGTCGCGACTTCCCGCCAGAGGCCGGGCCGCCGGTGTTGGAGGATCAGCGTGGCGCGACCGCGTACACGATGATCGTCAGCCTGACCTGGCAGGCTGAGTCGGAGCCCGACCGCGGCATCCTGACCCGTCACGCAGAGGCCCTTTCCGACCGGCTTCGCAACGTCGGCGGGACGAGCGTGGTCGACGTCTTCGGTGCCGTGGAAGAGGAGATCGTCGTGGAGGTCGACGAGGACGAGCTGGCCATGCTCGGGCTCGACACGCGGGCGGTCGCGCGGGCGACGGCCCAGGCGGACGCGAAGGTGGCGGCAGGTGTGTTTCGCGATGCCGACGACGCTCTGCCGATTGAAGTGACCGGCGCGCTCGACTCGCGTCAACGCGTGGCCGACGTGCCGCTGGTTGAGAACGGCGACGGCAACGTGCTCCGCGTCGGCGATGTCGCGATCGTGTCGAAGGGCACTCGCGACCCGCCTGAGCAGATCGCGATGACCGACGGCGAACGGGCCGTCCTTGTCGCCGCCCGCATGGGTCGCGGAAGCCGAGTCACCGCGTGGACCGAGCAGGCACGGCAGGTCGTCGACGCCTACGGACAAACCCTGGGCGGCGGTGTCGGGCTCGACGTCTCGTTCGACCAGTCGACCTACACCGAGACACGCCTGCTCGAACTCGTCGGCAACCTGCTGCTGGGCTGCGGCGTGGTCGTGATGGTCATCTTCATGTTCATGGGATGGCGATCCGCGATCATCGTCGGCGCGACGCTGCCGCTGGTGTCGGGCTCGGTGCTCTTTTCGCTGCTCGTCATCGGCGGTGAGCTGCACCAGATGAGCGTCTTCGGGATGATCATCGCGCTGGGCCTGCTCATCGACAACGCCATCGTCGTGACCGACGAGGTCAACCAGCACCTCGCCGCCGGTGAGACGCGCATCGATGCGGTACGCCGAGTCGTGCGGACATACTTCGGCCCGCTCGCGGCGAGCACACTGACGACGGTGCTCGCTTTCGCCCCGATCGCACTGCTGCCCGGCAGCGGCGGCGACTTCGTCGGCGGCATCGCGATCAGCGTGATTCTGGCCATCATCGGGTCGTTCTTCGTCGCGATGACCGTCATCGTCAGCCTCGCCGGCCTCTACGCCGCCGGGCCGCTCGATCATCGGCCGAGCCTTGTTCGACGCTGGCTCCGCAACGGGCTGCAAAGCGACGCTGTCACCAGGCAGTACCGACGCCTGCTCGGCCTCGTCGTGGCGTTCCCGCTCATGGCGATCCTGTTCACACTGACCCTGCCGGCGGCAGGCATGGTGGTCGGGTCGTCTCTCAGCCGATCCTTCTTCCCGCCGACGAGTCGCGACATGTTCGACCTGAAGCTCTGGCTTCCCGAGTCGGCGTCGATCGAAGAGACGCAGCGCGTCGCCGAGCTTGTCGAAGATGCCGCACGCGACATCGACGGCATCGAACGACTCGACTGGCTCGTCGGGGCCAGCTATCCGAGCGTCTACTACAACCTCATCATGAACCAGGACAACAGCGCGAACTACGCGCAGGCTGTTGTCCACACCACGGACTCGCGAACGACCGATCGCGTCGTTCGGCCGCTGCAGGACAAGCTCGACGCCGAGTTCCCGGGAGCCCGCATCGTCGTCAAAAAGTTCGGCCAGGGCCCACCCGTTGCGGCCGACATCGAGTACCGCATCTTCGGCGATGATCTCGACACGCTGCAGGACCTCGGCGAGCAGCTTCGCCTGCGATTGCAGCGTCATCCCGACGTCGTCCACGCGTCGATGAGCGTTGCCCGAGGTACGCCCAAGCTCTGGATCGAGGCTGACGAAGACGAGGCGCGACTCGCAGGTCTCGACACTACCGACGTCGCACGACAGCTCGCCGCCAACCTCATCGGCGTCACCGGCGGCAGTGTGCTCGAAGGGACCGAGGAACTGCCCGTCCGCGTCCGTCACGCCGGCGACGGCAGAACGTCGGCCGAAGCCGTCGCCTCGACCCAGCTCGCCACGCCGGGTGGCGGATACGTCCCACTCTCAGCCATCGGCGAACTGACGCTCCGCCCGACCGAGGCTGGCATCAGCCGGTACGACGGTCTGCGCATCAACACGATCGAGGCCTTCACGCGCGAGGGCTCCCCAGCACAAGAGTTGCAGAAGTCGATCCTCGAAGAGGCGGAGAACAGCGGCTTCGTCCTTCCGCCCGGCTACACGATCGGTTTCGGCGGCGAGGCCGAGCAGTCGGGTGATTCGCAGGGCAACCTCGCCTCGTTCGCTCCGGCAATCGTGCTGATCCTGGTCGCGACGCTCATCCTGACATTCCGCAGCCTCCGAATGGCGGGCATGCTGTTCGTCATTGCCGGCTCGTGTGTCGGGTTCGCCCTCCTGTCGACTTGGTCGATCTCGCTGCCGATCGGTTTCAACATGATTCTCGGCACGCTCGGCCTGATCGGCGTCGCACTCAACGACTCGATCGTCGTCATCAGTTCGATCCGCAACAACCCCGATGCCCGCGCAGGCGATCGCGAGGCGCTCATCAAAGAAGTCATCGGCTGCACGCGTCACGTTCTGTCGACCACCTTCACCACGCTCGGCGGCTTTGCCCCGCTGCTGCTGTTGGCCGAGGGTGACTTCTGGCCGAGCCTGGCGATCGTGCTCTTCGGCGGGATTCTGGGGGCGATGCTCCTGGCCTTGTTCTTCATCCCGGCGGCTTACGTGGTCTTTCATCCGCGCAAGTTCGGCCTGATCGGAACCGGGCCGAGCGAAAGCGACGACGTACCCGCCGTTCCCGCACCGGCTTTCACACCCGCGCCCGCATGA
- a CDS encoding efflux transporter outer membrane subunit yields MNQRLFFAIPLLVVGCAVGPDYERPTDDDLGMQATFASTRPTTRPVFVVDETTRWWTTFDDALLERLVEEALADNLDLTAAEARVREARLLRRSAQSGFFPTINGAASYTRTRSSENAGIGQAANNIPGIELEENLYSVGVDAAWELDVFGQVRRQVEAAEARTEATVEAARDLSLIVAAEVARNYADLRAAQGRLGVQRRNIELQAATLDLVNRKRQAGLVPEVDVARARTQLETTKAALPPLRAAEQSAAFRLSVLTGQSPSALLDELTVDQALPTLPPVPDAGVPADLIRRRPDLRQAERNLAASVADVGVATAELYPKFRISGLFALESVDSDNLFEAASRTWSIGPGVSVPLFNAGRLRALREVEQAQVDAAVASYNQAVFVAIEEVERGLVRRRESHAEAEQLDRALTEAERSVELSRVLYDRGLRDFQVVLDAQQALVDIEDRLTAARATALADAVTLYQALAGGWAATEAGAP; encoded by the coding sequence ATGAACCAGCGACTCTTCTTCGCGATTCCGCTGCTGGTCGTCGGCTGTGCCGTCGGACCCGACTATGAACGGCCGACCGACGACGACCTTGGCATGCAGGCCACGTTCGCTTCGACGCGTCCGACCACGCGTCCGGTGTTTGTCGTCGACGAGACGACCCGCTGGTGGACGACGTTCGACGACGCGTTGCTGGAACGCCTTGTCGAAGAGGCGCTCGCGGACAACCTCGACCTCACTGCGGCCGAGGCACGCGTCCGCGAGGCGCGGCTGCTCCGTCGATCGGCCCAGTCGGGCTTCTTTCCGACCATTAACGGCGCTGCCAGCTACACGCGCACCCGCTCTTCGGAAAACGCCGGCATCGGCCAGGCTGCGAACAACATTCCCGGCATCGAGCTGGAGGAGAACCTCTACTCCGTCGGCGTCGACGCAGCTTGGGAGCTCGACGTCTTCGGGCAGGTCCGTCGGCAGGTCGAGGCCGCCGAGGCTCGGACCGAGGCGACGGTCGAAGCCGCGCGTGACCTGTCGCTGATCGTCGCCGCGGAAGTCGCCCGGAACTACGCCGACCTCCGTGCTGCCCAGGGCCGACTCGGCGTGCAGCGTCGCAACATCGAGCTCCAGGCGGCGACGCTCGACCTCGTGAACCGCAAGCGTCAAGCGGGGCTCGTGCCGGAGGTCGACGTCGCCCGCGCTCGCACGCAGCTCGAGACCACCAAGGCCGCCCTGCCACCGCTGCGTGCCGCCGAACAGTCGGCGGCGTTTCGCCTTTCCGTCCTCACAGGCCAATCGCCTTCGGCACTGCTCGACGAATTGACGGTCGACCAGGCGCTGCCGACGCTGCCGCCGGTTCCCGACGCTGGCGTTCCAGCGGACCTGATCCGACGCCGGCCCGACCTTCGTCAAGCCGAGCGCAACCTCGCCGCGTCCGTCGCCGACGTCGGCGTCGCGACGGCCGAGCTCTATCCGAAGTTCCGCATTTCGGGTCTGTTCGCGCTCGAGAGCGTCGACAGCGACAACCTCTTCGAGGCCGCCAGCCGCACCTGGTCGATCGGTCCGGGCGTCAGCGTGCCGCTCTTCAACGCCGGCCGGCTGCGGGCCCTGCGCGAGGTCGAGCAAGCCCAGGTCGACGCGGCCGTGGCAAGCTACAACCAGGCCGTCTTCGTCGCGATCGAAGAGGTCGAGCGTGGCCTCGTCCGCCGACGCGAAAGCCACGCTGAGGCCGAGCAGCTCGATCGAGCACTGACCGAAGCCGAGCGGAGCGTTGAGCTGTCGCGCGTCCTCTACGACCGCGGCCTTCGCGACTTTCAGGTGGTCCTCGACGCGCAGCAAGCGCTGGTCGACATTGAAGACCGCCTCACTGCCGCCAGGGCGACCGCGTTGGCCGACGCCGTGACGCTCTATCAGGCGCTCGCCGGTGGTTGGGCAGCGACGGAAGCCGGCGCGCCGTAA
- a CDS encoding sulfatase: MPRIVYLDLDALNPSHLGCYGYHRDTSPNIDQLAKDGVRFDNVYCSDAPCLPSRTALYTGRFGIHTGVVGHGDTAADPKREGPGRGFRSTYEEDSFPRQLQKLGMHTAMISPFGQRHAAHHYYAGFNEIHNTGEGGQEPVETVEPVLQSWLDRNVERDDWYLHLNFWDIHTPYRVPMDYGDPFANEPIADWFTDDVIQRHLQRGGPHSASDLGMYGDHPTDRYPRVPSRITDRASLTRWINGYDTAIRYVDDAVGRLIQRLKDAGVYDDTIILVSADHGENQGQLGIYGEHGTADHATCRLPFILKWPGIEGGREFASLHYHLDWPTTCLELLGQEAAAMTPAVWDGKSFADTLKTDRPGGRDELVLSQCAHVCQRSVRFEADGKSWLYMRTYHDGLHPFDKHTLFNLTDDPHEQHDVADQHPELLREATWRLLNWHDEAMASVVRDCSDVVDPLYTVLSQGGPFHCKIDGSSNQPRGGVDAYVQRLRDTDRNEAADAVEARYGAPASVAAQPPASA; the protein is encoded by the coding sequence ATGCCGCGGATTGTCTACCTCGACCTCGACGCCCTGAACCCGTCGCATCTCGGCTGTTACGGATACCACCGCGACACGTCGCCCAACATCGATCAGCTTGCGAAGGATGGCGTGCGGTTCGACAACGTGTACTGCTCTGACGCGCCGTGCCTGCCGTCGCGGACGGCGCTCTACACCGGCAGATTCGGCATCCACACCGGCGTCGTCGGTCACGGCGACACTGCGGCCGACCCGAAACGCGAAGGGCCGGGGCGTGGCTTTCGCTCGACGTACGAAGAAGACAGCTTCCCACGCCAGCTCCAGAAGCTCGGCATGCACACGGCGATGATCTCGCCCTTCGGACAGCGACACGCGGCCCACCACTACTACGCCGGCTTCAACGAAATCCATAACACCGGCGAGGGTGGGCAAGAGCCCGTCGAGACCGTCGAGCCGGTGCTGCAGAGCTGGCTGGATCGCAACGTCGAGCGTGACGACTGGTACTTGCACCTGAACTTCTGGGACATCCACACACCGTACCGCGTGCCGATGGACTACGGCGATCCGTTCGCGAACGAGCCGATCGCCGACTGGTTCACCGACGATGTCATCCAGCGACACCTTCAACGTGGCGGGCCGCACAGTGCGTCGGACCTCGGCATGTACGGCGATCACCCGACCGATCGCTACCCGCGCGTGCCGTCACGCATCACCGACCGCGCGTCCCTCACACGCTGGATCAACGGCTACGACACCGCCATCCGCTACGTCGATGACGCCGTCGGACGGCTGATCCAGCGACTCAAGGACGCGGGCGTCTACGACGACACGATCATCCTCGTCAGCGCCGATCACGGCGAAAACCAAGGACAACTCGGGATCTACGGCGAACACGGCACGGCCGACCACGCGACGTGTCGGCTGCCGTTCATCCTGAAGTGGCCGGGCATCGAGGGCGGTCGCGAATTCGCGTCGCTGCACTACCACCTCGACTGGCCGACGACGTGCCTGGAGCTGCTCGGCCAGGAAGCCGCAGCCATGACGCCGGCGGTATGGGACGGCAAGAGCTTCGCCGACACGCTCAAGACCGATCGGCCGGGCGGTCGCGACGAGCTGGTGCTGTCGCAGTGTGCTCACGTCTGTCAGCGCTCCGTCCGCTTCGAGGCCGACGGCAAGTCGTGGCTCTACATGCGGACCTACCACGACGGGTTGCATCCGTTCGACAAGCACACGCTCTTCAACCTCACCGACGACCCGCACGAGCAGCACGACGTCGCCGATCAGCATCCCGAGCTGCTACGCGAAGCGACGTGGCGACTGTTGAACTGGCACGACGAAGCGATGGCCAGCGTGGTCCGCGACTGCAGCGACGTCGTCGATCCGCTCTACACCGTGCTGAGTCAGGGCGGGCCGTTCCACTGCAAGATCGACGGCAGCAGCAATCAACCGCGGGGCGGCGTGGATGCATACGTGCAACGGCTGCGCGATACGGATCGCAACGAAGCCGCCGATGCGGTGGAAGCGCGTTACGGCGCGCCGGCTTCCGTCGCTGCCCAACCACCGGCGAGCGCCTGA